A window of Sphingobacterium sp. SRCM116780 contains these coding sequences:
- a CDS encoding OmpA family protein: MKMNKKIAVFGLTVATSAMLFGSCSTIQNTNSTTKGGVIGGVAGGAIGALIGNKAGNTAIGAIAGAAIGGAAGVLIGKKMDKQAAEIARTVEGAEVTKAGEGIVVKFDSGILFDFNKSDLKSSARDNIKNLVTTLNKEQGTEILVIGHTDNVGSLDANQKVSENRAAAVRAYAVSQGLSASRIRTEGRNYSEPLESNDTESGRAANRRVEIVIVAGSQMKKEAQSEVK; encoded by the coding sequence ATGAAAATGAATAAAAAAATAGCTGTTTTTGGTCTTACAGTGGCTACATCAGCAATGTTATTTGGAAGTTGTTCAACAATTCAAAATACAAACAGTACGACAAAAGGTGGAGTAATTGGTGGTGTTGCTGGTGGTGCTATTGGTGCATTGATTGGGAACAAAGCTGGTAACACAGCTATTGGTGCGATTGCGGGTGCTGCTATCGGTGGTGCTGCAGGGGTATTGATTGGTAAAAAAATGGATAAGCAAGCAGCTGAGATCGCTAGGACTGTTGAAGGTGCTGAGGTGACGAAAGCTGGTGAAGGTATCGTTGTAAAATTTGATTCAGGGATTTTATTTGATTTTAACAAATCAGATTTAAAATCTTCTGCAAGAGATAATATCAAAAACTTGGTAACAACTTTAAACAAAGAACAAGGAACAGAGATTTTAGTAATCGGTCATACCGATAATGTTGGTTCTTTAGATGCCAATCAAAAAGTTTCTGAAAATCGTGCTGCTGCAGTTCGTGCATATGCTGTTTCTCAAGGTTTATCAGCTTCACGTATCAGAACAGAAGGTAGAAATTATTCTGAACCATTAGAAAGTAACGATACGGAGTCAGGTCGTGCTGCTAATCGTCGTGTAGAGATTGTTATCGTAGCAGGTAGCCAAATGAAAAAAGAAGCACAAAGCGAAGTTAAATAA